The window aAGCTTATTGTGTTAGCACAAATGGAAATAAGTCTAATTCAAGGTTTCTCAACCTCGACAGTACTGACATTACAGGCCAGATCAGTCTTTGCTGTGAGGCTGAACCCCCAGCAAAAATTTTGTGCATTATAAAATGTTTAGTTAGCAATATCCCTGGCCACTCCCACGGATGCCAGTCTCATCATTTCCTTTAGTGTAAAACTGTCATccaacattgccaaatgtcctctggaGGAACATAAAATTACTCCTACTTAAGAATCATTGGTCTAACCAAATAAATCCTTACCATGAATCCTTTGATTGTCCTGTAGTAGGAATCCAATAAAAGAGAACCCAGGGAACAAACCTGGGAAGTCCTATCCCAACCATCGGAACAATGCACCAACACACTTGCATTTTCAACTGTTATTGCCTGAAAAGAAAGATCACATACATTCTAGCGTACTTTAAGGTAAACCAATAAGTTCTACTTGAAAACCATACTAGCAGGTATTGTGTTACAAGGAAGTGCTATGCCTGCAATGATAATGTCACAGCATAATTTCCAAAATACACAACAAAATACggtaacaacaaaaacacaagcaaacaaacaaaaaaaaaacaaagaaaaaatgccaCTTCAAAGTATTTAGGAGCATCTTTTTAAGTTTCTACATTAAGTGCTACATgatatttttaaggctgaaaataAAGTGAAGCTCATTAAagaggtaaaaaataataaaagttatctGATGAATAGATACCAGTCCCCAACAGAATACATCTACTCCTTCCCAATCATTATAGACCCCAAGACCAAATATGAAAGATAAAGTATTACTTTGGCCAAGAAGATTGCAGCATCCATAACAGCTTTGATATGGCGAAGCCATCCCGAGCTCTCCAAACCGGAGTAGAAATCATTGACAGAAAGCCCTTTAGTGCCATTGACTGAAAGaggtataaaaatatttcaattagaATATGGCTAGagtttctgcatttcttttttcaagatcTCTCTAGATAAGTGAAtgaagaaagaagacaaaataaacagGCAAGACTctataaatgaaaagatgctaTTAAAAGCTCAATAACTGATTCTtggatatatttttctattattcccATGCTTACAAAAATGCTCCAATCTCTTAAAAAACATTGTAGCAAAAGCATCTAACtaaaaataatcttatattttaattttttaaattctatactATGACTGGAATATTTAAATGAACATTACTATAAATTAGTATTTATTGTACTGACTACTCAAGAATATCTATCTAATAACAATTTTTTTGCAAAACCATTAGAATTGTACTGTCTAATACAGCAGCCACTAACCAAATATGGCTACTAAACATTTGAAATATGGCTTGTCCAAACTCAGATGTGtagtaagtgtaaaatacatgcCTGATTTCTAAGAgttgatgaaaagaaaaatatctcattactgatttttttatattgactacatgttaaaataatgtttataatatattaagtaaggatattattaaaattaatttcacttgtttctttttactttttaaaatgtgaccaCTGGAAAATTCTAAATTACATGTGACTAGCATTAGATTTCTTTTGGACAAGGGTGTCTAAAAAAGTAAGCAATAATATACCTTCCAATAATTTCTGAAGGCTGGACCTCATGACATGAATATTTTCAATTCCAACAAACTGAAATCTAATATTGGAATAGTTGTCTTCATTTTCATAACCTTTTCCAGCTGCTCTGTTGGCCATTGCATTcagctaaaattaaaagttttagaaatttagagacaaattacttttttaatttaccaaaatgtcatgaaaatattaaataagcagTATTTTAGCTAGGAGGCAGTTTAAAGGAACTCATCAAAACTGAATAAGCTACCATTCATCTTTTAGTAAGTAAAAATGCCACATTATTAAATAGTAATGAAGGAGATAATAAAGTAATACGATTGCTATATAATGGAAAGGTCAAAGTTCCCATAAGTTCATGAAAccaattcatttatattttaggcagtttccatatgtttgtaatattttaaaattaaaaagaaagaaatgtctccTATATAATTTCTAAATGATTCAGTTGAGCAGAGCTGGCTGGGGGACTTTTCTTTTACAGAATGAACCTATGAGTTTACTTCAGAACAAGCCTAGAGCATTGATCATTCTGAGAGCCATAGGGACCTGAAAATCAGATCTGAAATATGCTTCAGATTACTTGAGGGAGATTATATGAGAGATTATTGGCGGCCCATACATCATATAATATGGCATATAATCGGCTATCCTGATACATCTCTGAGAATTGGGCCAAAAATAAACTGGTCTCCAGGAAAAAACAGATTGCTCATATGCCCATGGTCTTTAGCTATTAGATCAAAATGTTGTCAGCGGTCCCTTAGGATTTGTCATGCTTAATTCTTCCAGGCTAGGATTTCATATAGTATGTTaacacaatttattaaaaattcttatGAACGTGGATAAAACGAAGCCTAAATTAGAAGAAAAGGAGCTCTTCATTTTGTGGATTGGACCTCAGTTTGGTAACAAGTACAGTTAAATTGTATCCTACTGACTCACTAGTTATTCGGTACCTAAAGTAAAATCTACAGTTAGATGTTAAAAAATGCTTCCACATTATTACTACTTGAGTTACATTTAACTAGTAAAACAATCAAAGAATGATATATTTTCTGTGAAGAAGATAATTATACAAATAAGAGCTATGAGGTCCTGAAAATCACTGTATCAGACCTCATCTTCAAAAAGTCTACAATCGCCTTTTATATCTAATATTATCAAAAAAGTGTTCCAGAATTTTTCTTATGAGATATCACCAACACTCTCAACTCCTAataaagtcttttatttttaataaaagattatCAAGttatcaatttctatttttaaataattattaattttttttttgtcacccagtctggagtgcaatggcacaatctcggctcactgcaacctctgcctcctgggttcaagcaattctcctgtctcagcctcccaagtagctgggattacaggtgcctgccatcgcacccagctaattttttgtatttttagtagagacggggttttgccatgttggccaggctggtctcaaactcctgacctcaggtgagccacccaccttagccttccaaagtgctgggattacaggtgtgagccaccatgtccagccagataattctttttttttttttttttttttttgagacggagtttcgctcttgttgcccaggctggagtgccatggtgtgatctcggctcaccacaacctccgcctcccaggttcaagtgattctcctgcctcagcctcccgagtagctgggattacaggcattcaccaccatgcccggctaattatgtatttttagtacagacagcgtttctccatgttggtcagactggtctcaaattcctgacctcaggtgatccacccgccgtggcctcccaaagtgcaatttACTCAAATTAATCTCTTCTTCTGGTTTCTAAATTATCTTTTGTGAAATTGCATAATGATGAGAATCACTTCTAAAATAGTGACCGTTCCTTTCACAAAGCTGCCTAAAAACCACTTGCGTTCTATATTGCTCACTCGCTTTTTCTCATTGCTTTCTCTTATTTTCCCATCATTCCGGATTTTTGAAGAAATCCTCACTATAATTCTGCCAATGTCCTTTTGTGTAGCCCACCAGCTCTGCATGCGACgctataacaaaaattaaaagtaacgTTAGCTATTACCACTgaggattttaattattttagtttcaggatCCTATATGAATTGGTTGTTTAACTAtgttaataaaaagaagaagggaCTCTGAAATTTGTCCCAATGATAAAAATTTGGCCCCATAGCACACAAGATGCCTAAGATAACCCAAATTCCTGTTCACTATTTAAAATTCTCTAGTTCAATGTTTCCTAAGTTAactgttttccttattttcttgaaaatttcaagctaaaatccattattttagcataaaaatgttttgtcaattgaaaattcttcaaaaaagaataataagaatttaggctgggcgcagtggctcatgcctgtaatcccaacactttgggaggccaactgaggtgggcggatcacttgaggccaggagttcgagaccagcctggtcaacatgatgaaaccccatctctactaaaaatacaaaaaattagccaggcatggtggtaagtgcctgtaataccagctactcaggaggctgaagcaggagaattgcttgaactgggaggcagaggttgcagtgagccgagatcacaccactgcactccagggtgacagagtgcaactctgtcttaaaaaaaaaaaaaaaaaaaagaatagtaacaatttatttttcataacacacattttattatttcttcacaaTAACATAAGACTTGTATACTAGCAAGAGTTCTCAATATACAATTCAGCTTTCCTGAATTTATATATATCAGAAGATATAAGAAATCACCATGAGTTACTCAGAAATTGGTTTTCTAAATTGGTATCCTTTAAATAAAGGATTGATTTCCTTAGTATCATTAGCCTTAGTTAATTTAAAACTAGGattcagatattttaaatatgggCAAGTTTATTAACTCTCATTaagtaaagtaataaaaataattaaactagCAGACTgtactgtatttaaaatacatacttttgGCCTGGTATCCATGACGTACATATAGCGATTGACTGGATTGGCTTTACTAATGGCTTGAAGCAAATGTTCATCCTCCAGGCACCTGGCACTGAATCCAGAGAGTGGTTGACTACATCGACAAATGGCAGCCTATTTTTTAAAGGACAGAAAAGAGATTACGCAAAGATCTCTAAAATGTGTCTTTAAAGatgcttacaagaaaaaaaagccaaaagtgTTAAAATCAAATATGACAATTAGGAGGCATTAACTTTAAGATCCTCTTTGAATTAAATTCTATTTCAATATTTTGACATTCCTAAGTTTTCCCAATATTCTATTCTCATAAGAAAACTAAATACCTCCTTATCTAGTTTGATGAAGAAACCTGGGTCCTAAGAAATAACACCCAGTCAATTCTCTGTTAAGTAACCTACTGTTATCTTCATTCTGCGCTCCATTTAGATTACAGGATCCTTCCAACTGAAGTTCAAGTAAAAGATTAgtcaataaaaatagaacaagaaTTTTTAAGTAGCAACATTGGAACTTTTACTTTCTAAAGGTTTTAAGATCTCTAATTAGAAATCGGCAATCttaatataaaatgagaaaaatgacctTCAATTCAAATTTGAGTTAAAATACAGTCAATCGAATAGAGCAAGAATTATCTATAAGTAGTGAGTGGTTGGATtcattatttactgttttttgtttggctggttggtttttgagacaaggtcttgctctgtcacccagtttggaatgcagtggcgtgatcacagctcattgcagccttgacctcctgggctcaagcaatccttccaactcagcctccagagtagctgggactacaggaacacaccaccacgcctgactaatttttgtattttttgttaagatgggtttttgccatgttgcccaggctggttgtcaactcctgggctcaagcgatctgcccacctcatctcCCAGcatgctgggcttataggcataagccatcatgcccagcctactaTTGTTTAAAGTcctaaaaaaagatttaaaagatttAGATCCATATACTTTTTctccaatggaaaacaaaaatacatgcaaattcacacaattgcatattttaaactcacaaaataaaaccatgaaaatatGATAAAACAGTAGAAAATGAACATTGCCTTATTAAATTCTTTTCAGACCTACTTTCTGATTTGTTAAGTTGTTCACAGAATAACTATTTTCAGCCCAACTTTCCAATAAacaatgtttacacatatggctGTGTCAAGAGAGGCCATaaccatttaacctctctgtgattTAGTTGTGAAAAGCAGATTAGAAACTTCTGTCTAAACCCTTACCCCTTTGCCTCTGCTCCTTCCCAAAATCCAAGTCATGTTCGAATAAAGAAagttaaaatgcataaaaccacAGGGACAAAGAGAATGGGAAAAAAGACATAGAGATGTCAATGAAATTTGGGGAGATGATAGCTGACTAGCAAGTGATAACCAATTTTACAGGACAAAGAAAGCTGCTAACTCCCTTAAGTCAATAAGAAGCAAGGTATTTTGTGCAGCAAAATCTCAAAAGGCTCAAAACCTCTGAAGGCTTGAGCAGGTATATAACTGAAAaaaaggagaactgcttgaatgcCTGTACGAGAACTAGCTAAGACCACCAGATTCTCCCTTACCTTGAAGACAAAGTTTATTCCATGATAAGGATGAACCTGAAGACTCTATAGACAATAGACACAGCTGTGGGCAGGGGTGAAGCCCTATACTCACAAAGACTAGGAGCATTAAGTAAAGTCTACATAACAAAATGTGAAATCCTGACATCACTCTTCTCACCCTTGGATCATGGCCAGACTTACTATACACATTGGGACCAAAATTAGAGGTTTGTTCTTTAAGGAAACCAACTTATACAACAGAAAGAATCccaaagccaggcacggtggctcacacctgcaatcccagcactttgggaggccgaggctggtggatcacctgaggtcaggagttcgagaccatcctggccaaatggtgaaacccaatctctactaaaaatataaaaattagccaggcgtggtggcacatgcctgtaatcccagctactcgggagtctgaggcaggagaatcactggaacccaggaggcggaggttgcagtaagccgagattgtgccactgcactccagcctgggaaacaaagcgagaccttgtctcaaagaagaaaaaagaaaacaaagaaagaatccCAAGATACAAACCATTCCTGCACACAAACTTCAAAACAGCTTGAATATGAGAACTCAGCCAAGAAACAGGTATTTGAAAgacatgaaagacaaaaacactaaataaacagaaaaaaatggaactcTGAGCAAAACAATAACTAATGTGGGAAGCatgagaattatttttttaaatctttaacatcctcaaagaactaaaacatCACATCCAAGAATAgaaaactatctttaaaaatttcagaaaataggaAAAGCTCTCAGATATTAAAAACACCACAGCAAAAAAAGGATCTAAGACACAGACTGGAGATGAGGTTGAGGAAATCTTCcagaaaatccaaaaaaaaaaaatgaaaaataaaggagaaagttttttaaaaaagtagtttaTTCTACAAAGCCCAATTGTCaactaataaataaaaaggacaaagaaaattaatagaacagaggaaattatcaaagaaatagagaagcaaatTTCCAAAATTGAGACCTGAGTTTCTGGATgagatttaaaaagacattactgtgaaatttcagaacaagcagggcgcagtggctcacgcctgtaatcttagcacttcgggaggccaaggcaggtggatcacttgacgtcaggagttcaagaccagactagccaacacggtaaaaccctgtctctactagaaatacaaaaattggctgggcgtggtggcaggcgcctgtagtcccagctactcaggaggctggggcaggagaatcgcttgaacccgggaggtggaggttgctgtgagctgagatcacgccattgaactccagcctgggcaacgagagaaactccatctcaaaaaaaaaaaaaaaaaagaaatttcagaacACTGGGGAAAAAGAGGATTCTAAAAGTTctcagagaaaacaaaatcagGTCCCAACGGACTGGGAGTCAGAAATGGCACAGAATTCCTCAACTTACTTGCTGTGAGACAAGGAAGTAATTTACCCTCTTTGAATGTCAGTTTCCCCACTTGAAAGTTACAGGTAATTAGTAAAGCCTACCTTACAAAGTTAGGAAGACATACATGTAAACCATTTAACATACAGTACCTCTTGGCCTTCTATTAGTAGGCTACAAAGGTAAGTTTTACTAATATAAGCAACCCTTATTACAGCATCTCACTATAAAGATGCCTCCTCCAGTGTTTCATGTTGCAAAATCCTTTTGATTTGAGCTTACTATTAAAATGGGACCCTGAAATGCCCTTGGTTCTCTCCCTTGTCTCAGCGGTTGTCTTATCAAAACTATCTGGTTTTCCCAAACACAAGCAGAATCAAAAGAGAAccacaggaaagaaagaggatCCTATCTGTTAActaattctattattttcaaGTCACtgctggaaggaagggagggtcaAGAAAAGATGACAAGAAGTATGAAAATTTCTGTATTTGagtagttttgttttaaatttgcaaaaatgtaattaaacaaAAAGCCAGTGCTTCCCCATTAGCAatcttttaatgtaaaaaatagtGTTCTtgatccaggcacagtggctcacacctgtaatcccagtattttgggaggttaaggcaggtggatcacttgaggtcaggagttcaagaccagcctggtcaacgtggcaaaacctcgtctctactaaaattagccaggcatggtggcacgcgcctgcagtcccaggtgctcaggaggctgaggcacaagaactgcttgaaccgagaggtggaggttgcagtgagccaagatggtgccactgcactccagcttcggcaacagagcgagaccctatctcaaaaaaaaaaaaaaagtgttattttagATACTTAAACCTGAAGATGAGttatactttatttctaaaatcaaaagaaaagcatCCTACCTCCTTATCTTGATGATAGTAGGAAAGAACTGGGAATCTTCCCTTGCTCCGGAACTTGGAACTACCAACAATTATTGGTTTGCTTGCTATCCGGGGAACATAAAGTTCTCTGGGGTAAGTTTCACAAATCTGTAAATATCAAACAAAACATAACCATTGTACTCTTAGTTCAAAACCACTTTAAAAACCTTTAAACCTTATTAAATGCAAGAACAGCACATTTCAGTACACAGACAACTTGCTACGCTGACACTCTCTAACCCTCTGGTACTAACACTTTCTGAATTTCTCCAAAATGTTGTTAAGGTACCTTGTAGTCCCGGTTGGCATCAGACAACTGCCAGTGTGAATTTGGCACTCCCATCCTCTTATATTCCTCAGCGAGATCAATGAGCTGCCAGCCTTGTAGTCGTTCTGAATCATTTTGTTTGGGATTATAAGAAAATGCATAGAGATCTTCATATTTTGCTAtagaatacaaaattttaaatgttaagtgCAATTTATAAGACTTATACActacaaataaatgtaatttttcagttttcttcc of the Pan paniscus chromosome 14, NHGRI_mPanPan1-v2.0_pri, whole genome shotgun sequence genome contains:
- the MTMR6 gene encoding myotubularin-related protein 6 isoform X3; this encodes MEHIRTTKVEQVKLLDRFSTSNKSLTGTLYLTATHLLFIDSHQKETWILHHHIASVEKLALTTSGCPLVIQCKNFRTVHFIVPRERDCHDIYNSLLQLSKQAKYEDLYAFSYNPKQNDSERLQGWQLIDLAEEYKRMGVPNSHWQLSDANRDYKICETYPRELYVPRIASKPIIVGSSKFRSKGRFPVLSYYHQDKEAAICRCSQPLSGFSARCLEDEHLLQAISKANPVNRYMYVMDTRPKRRMQSWWATQKDIGRIIVRISSKIRNDGKIRESNEKKRLNAMANRAAGKGYENEDNYSNIRFQFVGIENIHVMRSSLQKLLEVNGTKGLSVNDFYSGLESSGWLRHIKAVMDAAIFLAKAITVENASVLVHCSDGWDRTSQVCSLGSLLLDSYYRTIKGFMVLIEKDWISFGHKFSERCGQLDGDPKEVSPVFTQFLECVWHLTEQFPQAFEFSEAFLLQIHEHIHSCQFGNFLGNCQKEREELKLKEKTYSLWPFLLEDQKKYLNPLYSSESHRFTVLEPNTVSFNFKKLNNAKISKQMASSPRNCYIQFILNHLTSKLPCVLKSRLCYP